From the Solanum lycopersicum chromosome 10, SLM_r2.1 genome, one window contains:
- the LOC101263775 gene encoding BEL1-like homeodomain protein 9 isoform X1, producing MCCVSLYPATKEGFEAYHVPQQSRRDKLRGDTNYFYNNSNSSFLLNPCDNNLTMDPQIISSSFQKINNNPFLYNTNHNHDMNVTYHDSNNITPGQGLFLSLSSNNHHHTTVPLELRSLFTTTTTTVDCCNNNEFLSSKSGGSTIIGPFTSILKGSRFLKPAQQLMQDISGIYAHKLLQDHHHSLGTMDEVSNHEHMRNNSKLISMLDEVHRRYKEYYEQLQGVVSSFESVAGVGNASPFANLSLKALSKHFRCLIKAICDQMKSCDGIGKGNYNNLERGGYVWRPQRGLPERAVTVLRAWLFEHFLHPYPTDSDKVMLAKQTGLSRNQVSNWFINARVRVWKPMVEEIHMLETNKSSSHINNNDPEMNLSSSGGVSLTLGLHHQNNNKALSFPRNAARRFGIDPNNIIA from the exons ATGTGTTGTGTATCTCTTTACCCTGCTACAA AAGAAGGATTTGAAGCATATCATGTCCCACAACAAAGCAGAAGAGATAAGCTTAGAGGtgatactaattatttttacaacaacAGCAATTCATCATTTCTCCTTAATCCTTGTGATAATAATTTAACCATGGATCCACAAATTATATCTtcctcttttcaaaaaattaataataacccTTTCCTCTACAACACTAATCATAATCATGATATGAATGTAACTTATCATGACTCGAATAATATAACTCCAGGTCAaggtttatttttatctttatcatctaataatcatcatcatactaCTGTTCCGCTGGAGCTGAGATCATtatttacaacaacaacaacaacagttGATTGTTGTAATAATAATGAGTTTTTGTCATCCAAGAGTGGTGGTAGTACTATTATTGGACCTTTTACTTCAATTCTCAAGGGATCAAGATTCTTAAAACCTGCACAACAGTTGATGCAAGATATTTCTGGGATTTATGCTCACAAATTATTACAAGATCATCATCATTCTCTTGGAACTATGGATGAAGTATCGAATCATGAGCACATGAGGAACAATTCCAAGTTAATTTCAATGCTTGATGag GTACATAGAAGGTATAAGGAATATTATGAACAGCTACAAGGAGTAGTGTCATCCTTTGAATCAGTCGCTGGAGTTGGAAATGCATCCCCATTTGCAAACCTATCTTTAAAAGCATTGTCTAAACACTTTAGGTGCCTAATAAAAGCGATTTGTGACCAAATGAAGTCTTGTGATGGTATTGGGAAAGGCAACTATAATAATTTGGAAAGAGGAGGATATGTTTGGAGACCACAAAGAGGGCTACCGGAGCGCGCTGTGACTGTTCTTAGGGCTTGGTTGTTTGAACATTTCTTGCACCC TTATCCCACAGATTCTGACAAAGTAATGTTGGCAAAACAAACTGGTCTTTCAAGGAATCAG GTTTCTAATTGGTTCATCAATGCAAGAGTTAGGGTATGGAAGCCTATGGTTGAAGAGATACACATGCTTGAAACTAACAAATCTTCTTCACACATTAACAACAATGATCCAGAAATGAATTTATCATCATCAGGTGGGGTGTCATTAACATTGGGACTTCATCATCAAAACAATAACAAAGCTTTATCTTTCCCAAGAAATGCAGCACGACGTTTTGGTATCGatccaaataatattattgCATGA
- the LOC101263775 gene encoding BEL1-like homeodomain protein 9 isoform X3, whose translation MCCVSLYPATKEGFEAYHVPQQSRRDKLRGQGLFLSLSSNNHHHTTVPLELRSLFTTTTTTVDCCNNNEFLSSKSGGSTIIGPFTSILKGSRFLKPAQQLMQDISGIYAHKLLQDHHHSLGTMDEVSNHEHMRNNSKLISMLDEVHRRYKEYYEQLQGVVSSFESVAGVGNASPFANLSLKALSKHFRCLIKAICDQMKSCDGIGKGNYNNLERGGYVWRPQRGLPERAVTVLRAWLFEHFLHPYPTDSDKVMLAKQTGLSRNQVSNWFINARVRVWKPMVEEIHMLETNKSSSHINNNDPEMNLSSSGGVSLTLGLHHQNNNKALSFPRNAARRFGIDPNNIIA comes from the exons ATGTGTTGTGTATCTCTTTACCCTGCTACAA AAGAAGGATTTGAAGCATATCATGTCCCACAACAAAGCAGAAGAGATAAGCTTAGAG GTCAaggtttatttttatctttatcatctaataatcatcatcatactaCTGTTCCGCTGGAGCTGAGATCATtatttacaacaacaacaacaacagttGATTGTTGTAATAATAATGAGTTTTTGTCATCCAAGAGTGGTGGTAGTACTATTATTGGACCTTTTACTTCAATTCTCAAGGGATCAAGATTCTTAAAACCTGCACAACAGTTGATGCAAGATATTTCTGGGATTTATGCTCACAAATTATTACAAGATCATCATCATTCTCTTGGAACTATGGATGAAGTATCGAATCATGAGCACATGAGGAACAATTCCAAGTTAATTTCAATGCTTGATGag GTACATAGAAGGTATAAGGAATATTATGAACAGCTACAAGGAGTAGTGTCATCCTTTGAATCAGTCGCTGGAGTTGGAAATGCATCCCCATTTGCAAACCTATCTTTAAAAGCATTGTCTAAACACTTTAGGTGCCTAATAAAAGCGATTTGTGACCAAATGAAGTCTTGTGATGGTATTGGGAAAGGCAACTATAATAATTTGGAAAGAGGAGGATATGTTTGGAGACCACAAAGAGGGCTACCGGAGCGCGCTGTGACTGTTCTTAGGGCTTGGTTGTTTGAACATTTCTTGCACCC TTATCCCACAGATTCTGACAAAGTAATGTTGGCAAAACAAACTGGTCTTTCAAGGAATCAG GTTTCTAATTGGTTCATCAATGCAAGAGTTAGGGTATGGAAGCCTATGGTTGAAGAGATACACATGCTTGAAACTAACAAATCTTCTTCACACATTAACAACAATGATCCAGAAATGAATTTATCATCATCAGGTGGGGTGTCATTAACATTGGGACTTCATCATCAAAACAATAACAAAGCTTTATCTTTCCCAAGAAATGCAGCACGACGTTTTGGTATCGatccaaataatattattgCATGA
- the LOC101263775 gene encoding BEL1-like homeodomain protein 9 isoform X2, whose product MAAEEGFEAYHVPQQSRRDKLRGDTNYFYNNSNSSFLLNPCDNNLTMDPQIISSSFQKINNNPFLYNTNHNHDMNVTYHDSNNITPGQGLFLSLSSNNHHHTTVPLELRSLFTTTTTTVDCCNNNEFLSSKSGGSTIIGPFTSILKGSRFLKPAQQLMQDISGIYAHKLLQDHHHSLGTMDEVSNHEHMRNNSKLISMLDEVHRRYKEYYEQLQGVVSSFESVAGVGNASPFANLSLKALSKHFRCLIKAICDQMKSCDGIGKGNYNNLERGGYVWRPQRGLPERAVTVLRAWLFEHFLHPYPTDSDKVMLAKQTGLSRNQVSNWFINARVRVWKPMVEEIHMLETNKSSSHINNNDPEMNLSSSGGVSLTLGLHHQNNNKALSFPRNAARRFGIDPNNIIA is encoded by the exons ATGGCTGCAGAAGAAGGATTTGAAGCATATCATGTCCCACAACAAAGCAGAAGAGATAAGCTTAGAGGtgatactaattatttttacaacaacAGCAATTCATCATTTCTCCTTAATCCTTGTGATAATAATTTAACCATGGATCCACAAATTATATCTtcctcttttcaaaaaattaataataacccTTTCCTCTACAACACTAATCATAATCATGATATGAATGTAACTTATCATGACTCGAATAATATAACTCCAGGTCAaggtttatttttatctttatcatctaataatcatcatcatactaCTGTTCCGCTGGAGCTGAGATCATtatttacaacaacaacaacaacagttGATTGTTGTAATAATAATGAGTTTTTGTCATCCAAGAGTGGTGGTAGTACTATTATTGGACCTTTTACTTCAATTCTCAAGGGATCAAGATTCTTAAAACCTGCACAACAGTTGATGCAAGATATTTCTGGGATTTATGCTCACAAATTATTACAAGATCATCATCATTCTCTTGGAACTATGGATGAAGTATCGAATCATGAGCACATGAGGAACAATTCCAAGTTAATTTCAATGCTTGATGag GTACATAGAAGGTATAAGGAATATTATGAACAGCTACAAGGAGTAGTGTCATCCTTTGAATCAGTCGCTGGAGTTGGAAATGCATCCCCATTTGCAAACCTATCTTTAAAAGCATTGTCTAAACACTTTAGGTGCCTAATAAAAGCGATTTGTGACCAAATGAAGTCTTGTGATGGTATTGGGAAAGGCAACTATAATAATTTGGAAAGAGGAGGATATGTTTGGAGACCACAAAGAGGGCTACCGGAGCGCGCTGTGACTGTTCTTAGGGCTTGGTTGTTTGAACATTTCTTGCACCC TTATCCCACAGATTCTGACAAAGTAATGTTGGCAAAACAAACTGGTCTTTCAAGGAATCAG GTTTCTAATTGGTTCATCAATGCAAGAGTTAGGGTATGGAAGCCTATGGTTGAAGAGATACACATGCTTGAAACTAACAAATCTTCTTCACACATTAACAACAATGATCCAGAAATGAATTTATCATCATCAGGTGGGGTGTCATTAACATTGGGACTTCATCATCAAAACAATAACAAAGCTTTATCTTTCCCAAGAAATGCAGCACGACGTTTTGGTATCGatccaaataatattattgCATGA